The following are from one region of the Platichthys flesus chromosome 2, fPlaFle2.1, whole genome shotgun sequence genome:
- the inka2 gene encoding PAK4-inhibitor INKA2, whose protein sequence is MEQQQQQLSKPESKNMDACLRRLKQEVLSMKEAGDGLHAQMNSMMGALQELKLLQVQTALDNLDISGRAINRGMPHPAPSAAPNASAAATTASETVNGSCFSQSLPVEPSSSPMSSPRMSLESRNTFSRAGPSRSSMGTSSSSASSLQSEGESNSITARNENDLDSTPKRWSGYMAPQVDFYGPMVGNPPPEPYPQPQAHAHAQAQAQAPAVDLPGILYSLSREGPSLDSDYSQDSKDDPSDWTSSLMSRSRNRQPLVLGDNVFADLVGNWLDLPEVEREEVEEEERRKRREERTADGEADRPDTPAHPLRLSRSQEICRKFSLTTNIFKKFLRSVRPDRDKLLKERPGWMAPEQPEGDLFKRPKKVVPKNSKGSFYLPFWANGQQGKGRPCPLQAEAERNHQHHFPHFCQQPFAGIYLDRRQPETGLDKMQPLFDYNTAVWV, encoded by the exons atggaacagcagcagcagcagctctccaaGCCAGAGAGCAAAAACATGGACGCGTGTCTGAGGCGACTGAAGCAAGAAGTG CTGTCCATGAAAGAAGCCGGAGATGGCCTCCACGCTCAGATGAATTCCATGATGGGAGCCCTCCAGGAACTCAAGCTCCTCCAGGTTCAGACAGCTCTCGACAACCTCGACATCTCAGGTCGGGCTATTAACCGAGGGATGCCAcatccagctccatcagctgctcCCAACGCATCAGCTGCAGCAACTACAGCTTCAGAAACGGTTAACGGGTCCTGCTTCAGCCAGAGCCTGCCAGTGGAGCCCAGCTCAAGTCCAATGTCAAGTCCAAGGATGTCTCTTGAGAGCAGAAACACCTTCAGCAGGGCTGGCCCTAGCAGAAGCAGCATGGGAACCTCGTCTTCCTCGGCATCCAGTCTGCAGAGTGAGGGTGAGAGCAACTCAATAACAGCAAGAAATGAGAATGACCTTGATTCAACACCCAAACGTTGGTCAGGATACATGGCCCCCCAAGTGGACTTCTACGGACCAATGGTGGGAAACCCCCCACCTGAGCCCTACCCTCAACCACAGGCTCATGCTCATGCTCAGGCTCAGGCTCAGGCTCCGGCGGTGGATCTGCCTGGCATCCTGTACAGCCTCTCCAGGGAGGGCCCTTCGCTAGACAGCGACTATTCCCAGGACAGCAAAGATGATCCCAGCGACTGGACCTCCTCGCTCATGAGCCGTAGCCGCAACCGTCAACCGCTAGTGCTGGGCGACAACGTCTTCGCCGACCTTGTGGGTAACTGGCTGGACTTGCCCGaagtggagagggaggaggtggaagaagaggagaggaggaagaggagagaggagaggacagcagATGGTGAGGCAGACAGACCGGACACCCCAGCTCATCCTCTCCGCCTCAGCCGCTCGCAGGAGATCTGCAGGAAGTTCTCGCTAACCACGAACATCTTCAAGAAGTTCCTGCGCAGCGTTCGGCCGGACAGGGACAAGCTGCTCAAGGAGAGGCCGGGCTGGATGGCTCCCGAGCAGCCAGAGGGCGACCTCTTCAAAAGACCCAAAAAAGTGGTTCCTAAGAATTCCAAAGGCAGCTTCTACCTGCCGTTCTGGGCAAATGGACAGCAGGGCAAAGGCAGGCCCTGTCCACTTCAagcagaagcagagaggaaCCACCAACATCACTTCCCCCACTTTTGCCAGCAGCCATTTGCAGGGATTTATTTAGACAGGAGACAGCCAGAGACTGGTCTGGACAAAATGCAGCCCTTGTTTGACTACAACACAGCTGTGTGGGTCTGA